ATCGCCTCGTTGGCCTGGATCGACCCCACGATCCCGGGCAGGACGCCCAGGACCCCGGCTTCCGCGCAGTTGGGCACGAGATCCGGAGGCGGAGGATCCCGAAACAGGCAGCGATAGCAGGGGCCGTCGGGGGCCGCGAAAACCGCCGCCTGACCCTCGAAGCGGAGGATGGCCCCGTACGCGAAGGGCGTCCCGAGCATCACGCAGGCGTCGTTCACGAGATACCGCGTGGGGAAGTTGTCGCTTCCGTCGATGACGAAGTCCCACCCCTCGAGGATCTCGAGCGCGTTCCCCGATTCCAGGCGCGCGTCGAACGTCTCGACGGCAACGTCCGGGTTCAGCCCCGCGAGCCGTGCCCGGGCGGACGCGAGCTTCGGCGTCCCGACCGAATCGGTGTCGTAGAGCACCTGCCGCTGCAGGTTGGAGAGTTCCACGCGGTCGTGGTCCACGAGTCCGAGCCGTCCCACCCCCGCCGCGACGAGGTAGAGCGCGGCCGGCGATCCCAGCCCGCCTGCGCCCACGATGAGCACGCTCGAGGCCCGCAGGCGCCGCTGGCCCGCCACCCCCACCTCGGGGATGCTGACGTGACGCCCGTAGCGGACGAGTTCCTCGCGCGAAAGGCCGCCGTTCATCCTGTCCTCAGCCGTAGGGCGCGAGCGCGTCGTTCAGCGCCGCCATGTTCGCGGCGATGCCGGGCGCCCACCGGAAGACCGAGGAGCCGGCCACGAACACCGACGCCCCTGCCGCGGCGCACACGGGGGCGGACGCGGGATCGATCCCTCCGTCCACCTGGATGGCCGGCGGAGCCAGCCCTCGATCCGCGGCCATCCGCAGCACCGTCGAGATCTTGGGCACCGCGTCGGCGATGAACTTCTGTCCTCCGAACCCCGGATTCACCGTCATCACGAGAACGAGGTCCACGTAACCCAGGACCTCCGACAACGTCTCCGCGGGCGTGGCCGGGTTGAGCGCGACGCCGGCGTAGCAGCCCATCTCCCGGATCCGGTGCAGGTCCCCGTGCAGGTGGGCCGACACCTCCTGGTGGACCGTGAGCATGTCGGCGCCCGCCGTCGCGAAGGGCTCGAGGAACTCGCCGGGGTTGTCGATCATCAGGTGCACGTCAAGGAACGAGTCGGAGACCGCCCGCAACGATTCCAGCACCGGCAGCCCGATGGTGAGGTTGGGGACGAAGTGCCCGTCCATGACGTCGAGCTGAAACCACTCCGCTCCCGCCGCCTCCGCCTCGGCCACTTCCGCGCCCAGCCGCGCGTAGTCGGCGGCGAGGATGGACGGGGCGATGACCATCCCCCCGGGCAGCTCCCGATTCAGTCCGCGCTCAGTCACGATCCCATGCTCCCCGCAGTCTCGGTGGCGCCGAAGGCGTCAGATCAGGTGGAGCCGCTCGCCCACCTTCTTCAGGGCGGCGAGGGCGGCGTCGATGTGTTCCCGCTCGTGCGCGGCCGACAGCTGACAGCGGATCCGGGCCTCGCCGCGCGGGACCACGGGATACCCGAACCCGATGACGAACACGCCCTCACGCAGCAGTTCGCGGCTGAGCCGGATCGCATCCGCCGTTTTCCCGATGATCACGGGAACGATGGGCGT
The DNA window shown above is from Candidatus Palauibacter soopunensis and carries:
- the moeB gene encoding molybdopterin-synthase adenylyltransferase MoeB encodes the protein MNGGLSREELVRYGRHVSIPEVGVAGQRRLRASSVLIVGAGGLGSPAALYLVAAGVGRLGLVDHDRVELSNLQRQVLYDTDSVGTPKLASARARLAGLNPDVAVETFDARLESGNALEILEGWDFVIDGSDNFPTRYLVNDACVMLGTPFAYGAILRFEGQAAVFAAPDGPCYRCLFRDPPPPDLVPNCAEAGVLGVLPGIVGSIQANEAIKCLTGIGETLAGRLLLIDALRMEFRSLEIAPDPECVVCGPEPTVTELIDYERFCGDTGGDAETGGGGADGRAGTEGAMHDLDIDVHELKRRIDAGERFQLIDVREDYEWAICNLEEAGARLVPLATLPQAVESLDASEPLIIHCRTGPRGDRAVEYLRAVGFDNAVNLAGGILAWAEEIDPAMPQY
- the rpe gene encoding ribulose-phosphate 3-epimerase, which translates into the protein MVIAPSILAADYARLGAEVAEAEAAGAEWFQLDVMDGHFVPNLTIGLPVLESLRAVSDSFLDVHLMIDNPGEFLEPFATAGADMLTVHQEVSAHLHGDLHRIREMGCYAGVALNPATPAETLSEVLGYVDLVLVMTVNPGFGGQKFIADAVPKISTVLRMAADRGLAPPAIQVDGGIDPASAPVCAAAGASVFVAGSSVFRWAPGIAANMAALNDALAPYG